Part of the Cryptosporangium arvum DSM 44712 genome, GATCGGTGTGGTGCTGCTGGCCGCCGACGGCGAGGACGCGTTCCGCGACAGCCACCTCGGGCTGGCCGAGGCGCTGGCCACGCACGGCATGACCGCGTACCAGAACGCGCTGCTCTTCCAGGAGGTCACCCGGCTCGCGACGCTCGACGGGTTGACCGGCGTGGCCAACCGGCGCCACTTCTACGAGGAGGCCGGTGCGATCGTCGAGGCGGGCGGGCCCACCGCCGCGATCATGGTCGACATCGACCACTTCAAGCAGGTCAACGACGGGCACGGGCACGGCGTGGGCGACCAGGTGATCGCCGAGGTCGCGGCGCGGCTCAAGCGGGTGCTCGACTCCGGCGGCTGGCTCGGCACCGGCCTCGCGGAGAGTGGACCGGCCGGGACGGCGGCCGCGCTCGGCCGGTACGGCGGCGAGGAGTTCGCGGTGGTGCTGGGCGGCGCGGCGGCCGAGCGGGCGGCCCGGGTGGCGAGCGGTCTGCACGCCGCGGTCCGTGAGCAGCCGGTGGAGACCGACACCGGTCCGCTGCCGATCACGGTGAGCGTCGGGGTCTACAGCGCGGCGGGCACGGACCTGTCGGCGTTGCTCGGCTCCGCCGACGAGGCGTTGTACGCGGCCAAGCGGGGCGGACGGGACCGGGTGGTAGTCGGCAACCGCACGCTTCCGGCGGACGCCCAGGACAGCGCCTGAGCGTCCGCCTGCGCTCGGTCAGGTCGGGCCGACCGGACGGCCCAGATCGGTGTCCGTCTCCGGGTTCGAGGCGCCGGCGCGGAGCTGCGGTCCGCCCTCGCCGGGTTCGTCGACGAGCGGCGCGGGCCGGCCGACCTCCTCGGCCAGCCGGTCGCCGACCTCGTGCTCGGTGAGGGCAGGCAGCATCGTGTCGACCTTCGCGTCGGCGGCCAGTTCGGTGTAGGTCTCGTGGACCTCCTGCTCGATCTTCTCCCGGGGCACCTCCCCGTCGTAGCGCTCGTCGAACCGGTCGGT contains:
- a CDS encoding three-helix bundle dimerization domain-containing protein, which translates into the protein MTTPNPFDDTDRVLDRITDRFDERYDGEVPREKIEQEVHETYTELAADAKVDTMLPALTEHEVGDRLAEEVGRPAPLVDEPGEGGPQLRAGASNPETDTDLGRPVGPT